The following proteins are encoded in a genomic region of Streptomyces sp. SLBN-31:
- a CDS encoding AraC family transcriptional regulator: protein MTVIRQMTYRPRGRPAATVETMTFDRLRELNDGGTQRADFHVLAVVDSGQGFVTVDFLQHPLEERSAVWVPPGAVHRWDDIAGVAGHLVLFVPTAPVTPATRQLVASPDLAAHWRVPDADWPFVDAARGHLLLEASAPPAELSTELPEILLSALIARLRPPHTEARFTQPLFQMFRAGVEAHFRQHHDAGYYARALGYAPRTLSRAVQQVTGRTAKAYIVDRIVLEAKRLLAHDRLTAARCAHALGFPDASNFSVFFTKATGVRPGAWQAAMAVR from the coding sequence ATGACCGTGATCCGGCAGATGACCTACAGGCCCCGAGGGCGTCCTGCCGCCACGGTCGAGACGATGACGTTCGACCGCCTTCGCGAGCTCAACGACGGCGGCACGCAACGTGCCGACTTCCATGTCCTCGCCGTCGTCGACAGTGGGCAGGGCTTCGTGACAGTGGACTTTCTCCAGCACCCGCTGGAGGAGCGGTCGGCGGTGTGGGTCCCTCCCGGAGCGGTCCACCGGTGGGACGACATCGCCGGCGTGGCGGGGCACCTCGTGCTGTTCGTGCCGACCGCGCCGGTCACCCCCGCCACCCGGCAGCTCGTCGCCTCTCCGGACCTGGCCGCACACTGGCGCGTCCCCGATGCCGACTGGCCGTTCGTCGACGCCGCGCGCGGCCATCTCCTCCTGGAGGCATCCGCACCACCGGCGGAGCTCTCGACGGAGCTGCCCGAGATCCTTCTGTCCGCACTCATCGCCCGGCTCAGGCCACCGCACACCGAAGCACGGTTCACACAGCCGTTGTTCCAGATGTTCCGGGCCGGCGTGGAAGCGCACTTCCGGCAACACCACGACGCCGGCTACTACGCACGCGCCCTCGGATACGCGCCCCGCACCCTCTCACGAGCGGTGCAGCAGGTCACCGGCCGCACGGCGAAGGCGTACATCGTCGACCGGATCGTCCTCGAAGCCAAAAGACTCCTCGCGCACGACCGCCTCACCGCGGCCCGCTGCGCCCACGCCCTCGGCTTCCCCGACGCGTCCAACTTCTCGGTGTTCTTCACGAAGGCGACAGGCGTGCGACCGGGCGCGTGGCAGGCGGCGATGGCCGTGCGGTGA
- a CDS encoding STAS domain-containing protein, giving the protein MNPLKISVRDAGTGPVWEINGALDYTTAPELREQLTTLTLRPGQRLVLDLAGMDFCDSSGITALITAHNHTLAAQADLALAAVPPNTVRVLRMVGLDQVIPLYPGTDAATRQ; this is encoded by the coding sequence ATGAACCCGCTGAAGATATCCGTCCGAGACGCCGGCACCGGTCCCGTTTGGGAGATCAACGGCGCGCTCGACTACACCACCGCCCCCGAACTGCGCGAACAGCTGACCACGCTCACCCTCCGGCCGGGCCAGCGCCTCGTCCTGGACCTGGCGGGCATGGACTTCTGCGACTCCAGCGGCATCACCGCCCTCATCACCGCGCACAACCACACCCTCGCCGCGCAAGCGGACCTGGCACTCGCCGCGGTTCCCCCGAACACGGTGCGCGTCCTGCGCATGGTCGGCCTCGACCAGGTCATCCCCCTCTATCCCGGCACCGACGCCGCCACCCGGCAATGA
- a CDS encoding PP2C family protein-serine/threonine phosphatase, giving the protein MCRSGHQPDPSDPRDSQDSDDEVTANAAFAALLEDSAEELYESAPCGYLSTLMDGTIAKINATLLDWLGMAREAVVGRMRFTDLLTVGGKLYHETHFAPLLQMQGAINGIALELRDAAGGRIPVLTSSVVKYGSMGKPLLIRTTLFDARDRRAYEEELLRRRTAAEEARRQAEADRARLQDALAVLQRSLLPDILPLIPGLDTAAYYHTASPDQLGGDFYDVFPVDGKRFAFFLGDVCGKGPQAAALTSLTRYTLRAAALHEPDPESALTTLNKVLHERYAAGGDPRYCTAVFGILEIDETTGQVFVQLASGGHPPVLVLRADGTAEYLPTPGGLLVGVLPEAPFSTATTTLCPGDTLLLYTDGLTEARTGADRSSLYGEDALLSFATRHAGATAPDLVQALTALLDGFGDGLDDDTALLALGVPARPATLPTRRSHS; this is encoded by the coding sequence ATGTGCCGCTCCGGACACCAACCGGACCCTTCCGATCCCCGCGACTCCCAGGATTCCGACGACGAAGTGACGGCGAACGCGGCGTTCGCCGCACTGCTGGAGGACAGCGCCGAGGAACTGTACGAATCCGCGCCGTGCGGCTATCTGTCCACGCTGATGGACGGCACCATCGCGAAGATCAACGCTACCTTGCTGGACTGGCTCGGCATGGCTCGTGAAGCGGTGGTGGGCCGAATGCGGTTCACGGACCTGCTGACTGTGGGCGGCAAGCTGTACCACGAGACGCACTTCGCGCCACTGCTGCAGATGCAGGGCGCGATCAACGGCATCGCCCTGGAGCTGAGAGACGCCGCGGGCGGCCGAATACCGGTCCTCACCTCCTCGGTCGTCAAGTACGGCAGCATGGGCAAGCCGCTCCTGATCCGCACCACACTTTTCGACGCCCGGGACCGCCGCGCCTACGAGGAGGAGCTTCTGCGCCGCCGTACGGCCGCCGAAGAGGCCCGCAGGCAGGCGGAGGCCGACCGCGCCCGGCTGCAGGACGCCCTCGCCGTTCTCCAGCGGTCGCTGCTGCCCGACATCCTCCCGCTCATCCCGGGCCTGGACACGGCCGCGTACTACCACACCGCCTCGCCCGACCAGCTCGGCGGCGACTTCTACGACGTCTTCCCGGTGGACGGCAAACGCTTCGCCTTCTTCCTCGGCGACGTGTGCGGCAAGGGCCCCCAGGCCGCCGCGCTCACCTCGCTGACCCGCTACACCCTGCGGGCCGCCGCCCTGCACGAGCCCGACCCCGAGTCCGCCCTGACCACGCTGAACAAGGTGCTGCACGAGCGGTACGCGGCCGGTGGCGACCCGCGGTACTGCACCGCCGTCTTCGGCATCCTCGAAATCGACGAGACCACGGGGCAGGTCTTCGTACAGCTGGCCTCGGGCGGCCATCCGCCCGTGCTCGTCCTGCGCGCCGACGGCACGGCCGAGTACCTGCCGACCCCGGGCGGTCTCCTCGTCGGCGTCCTTCCCGAGGCCCCCTTCAGCACGGCCACCACCACGCTCTGCCCCGGTGACACCCTCCTGCTCTACACCGACGGTCTGACCGAAGCCCGTACCGGCGCCGACCGCTCCAGCCTCTACGGCGAAGACGCCCTGCTCAGCTTCGCCACCCGCCACGCCGGAGCCACCGCACCCGACCTCGTCCAGGCCCTGACCGCGTTGCTCGACGGTTTCGGCGACGGACTGGACGACGACACCGCCCTGCTCGCCCTCGGTGTGCCCGCCCGCCCCGCCACCCTCCCGACGAGAAGAAGCCACTCATGA